Sequence from the Gadus chalcogrammus isolate NIFS_2021 chromosome 21, NIFS_Gcha_1.0, whole genome shotgun sequence genome:
TATTGGGACGTGTGCTATAAATAAATGATCAACGTGCTCTATTTAGCTTCCACTGTTTACGCGTTGTTTACCACGGTTACGTGGTGTTATATGCCATAATTATCGCACTGGATGTGATCATATTCACAATAAGTCGTTTTGCACGTTAAACCTATCAAATAATGCCATTTAAAATACATACGAACAGCACAACAAATAGTGATTCATtggtatttattttccattttcagctatatattttttgcatctgattaagtaaaaaaataaactatGCCATAAAATACATCTGGATAAAATACATGACAGAATGCTTTTTCGTGGAAGTCCATTGACACCAAACAGTCGGATGATAGTTGTATACGCTACACATTTGTCGACCTGTCGTTTTCACTTATAACAGCACAACTTGTAAACAGTATTCACATCATATTGAGAAACAGCCTAGGTTCACATTACATTAAGGGATGAACAAAATGCAAGAAGAAGATGATGCAGACACTAAAATgattctcttgtttttttttgcatgcacTTTTTGACACCGGCACCACGAGATATCATTCCAGAGGAGTAACAGCACTCACTGCCTTCTGCAGCACCATCAGTGGACGGAAGAGTCAAACCCTGTGTCACGGCTACGGGAACGGAGACGTTACAGAGATTCCTTGATGTGAGGCTCCACACAACATCAACACATCTGCACCACAAAACAGtatcggagagagagggagagagggtgggcgagagagagagagagagaggtagggagggagggagggagggagggagggagaggctgggcgatagatagagaaagagagagagagagaagaagggagggCGAGGTAGCgaaagagatgcagagagacacagagagagaaaacgagaatGAAGACaaaggtagaggtagagagacaaagcatgagagagagaaagacagatcttaagacagagggagagggagagagagaaagagagaatgcaagacagaggtggagggagagagagagggtgagagagaagtagagaggcagagagaggtatacagagagagaaagaaaaaagtgagagatggtgagagagagagagagagagagagagagagagagagagagagagagagagagagagagagagagagagagagagagagagagagagagagagagagagagagagagagagagagaaggagagagaaggagactaTAGCTTGCTGGTTATAAAACCATTGACTGTCAGTGACATAATAAACCAGTTGCATAAGGGGCCCTTATCTTGCGTTCACAGGGCCAGCAGTGTGGGAGAGTTCAGGCTATCCTTGGTGAACTCGGGGCCCCCGGCGCCGAGACCTCCCCCAGCAGGGCCCCTGAGGGCCAGGCTGTCGTCCTCCGCCTGCAGGGAGTCTATCTCGGCCCCGCTGAAGGAGAACACGGAGCGGTAGCCACAGGTGGGGCTGGAGGACACCAGGGGGGTCCCCAGGGCCTCCAGGTCCTGAGCCACGGACCGGTACAGGGTCTCCCAGTCCGGGAGCCCGAAGGCGCCGCCCAGGTCGATGTCCGGCACCGACGCGCCCACAGACCCCAGCGacacgccccccccgccccccaccccttcttcctcctctgggGCGCTCATCTCCAGGCTGGGCACCAAGTCGTCCAGGTCGTCCACCTTCAGGTCCTCAAGCGgctccggctcctccccctcctcctcctgaggctcctcctcctcctcttcggcgCTGGAGCAGAGCAGGATGTCGGAGTTCCCCaggatggcggcggcggcgcaggggggcggcggggggtccaggtcctggggggggcccagcggggggccgccctctccctcgccgGGCCCCTCGGAGAGGCTCTCGCCCTCGGGCCCCAGGGAGAGCAGCGGGGTCGGGGGCGGAGACGCCGGGGGCTCCTGCTGCATGGGACTcacgtcgtcgtcgtcatcacccccatcatcatcctcgtcttcaccctcctcctccttatcctccCCCAGCTCGCCGTCCATCCCGGAAGTCGCATCGTGCACCGCGTCGTCCAAACGGCGCTCTTCTTCGTTCGGGTGACGCGCGCACCCGGGCTCGTGAGAGGCGAGCACCTGCTCGAGGCGCGCTTTCTCTTTGATGAGATCGGCTATTTCCGTCTGCAGCGCCGCTTTCTCTTCCTCAAGCACGTCGGTTTCCTGTAGCGGTCGAGGAAATGAAAACGTGTGAGAAACGACGTGCGCAGAGTACAGATGGTACCGCTTTTATACGTCGCTCACGTGAGCATTGAACAACGCGCATGTTTCAGTAAGACAGTTTGTTCGGTAAGACGTGTATAGGCGCAGGTAGGCAAGACAGGCACAGGTTATGTTAGGTAAGACATGGGTAGGTAGGTAAGACAGGCCTAGGTGCAGGTTGGTTAAGTaagacaggtaggtaggtaaGACAGGACTAGCCGCAGGTTGACAGGTGGGTATAGGCCAAGGCGCAGGTTGACAGTTAAGACAGGCCCACTCACCGCCTGCAGCGTGTCCGTGAGCTCCCTTCGTCTGTTACGACACTTTGCTGCGGCAATCTTGTTCCTCTCCCTCCGGAtcttcctcctctcatcctcctccttggaAGGCTACAAAatcaatcacaaaaaaaaggctattttttggggggttatAAATGACCATTCTGTTCGATTCCTGCAAACGTCGGCATTTGGCTCCAGATCCCCCCCGTCCGACCTGCCAACATTTGCTCAATGCGGCGAAGGTTGTGCTGAGAAGGAAGggtctggctggctgtctgcatcccccccccttccaacgCGCGCGTGAGCTCAGAAACGGAGCGATGATAGCGTCGGAAAACCGCTGCGTCGCACGCTGTTCCTCATCAACACGCATCCTCTCGCCTATCGCTACAAGACGCCGTCCAAGGTGCACCGATCAGAGGTCCTTACCTGGTCTTTCTTCCCCTTCTTCCCGCCGGTGTGCTCCTTCGAGCGGGCTTTGGCTCGTGCACCTCCGCGGGAGGGAgaatgggtggaggaggtggtggtggtctgcaCCATCCACCTCAGATCGGGAGACGTGGAGATCGCGGTCACCGTCGGAACAAAGGAGTCACTCGAGTCGGGGTCCTGTAGAGAGAAATAGATGTAAATGTTGAAGATCAGATGAGAACTGTGGTGGTGATGTTTTTTTCTATCTGCGCATCAAACCAATCTGAGCGAACATCTTGTTATGCGCTCCAACATCGAGAGGAAGGAATtgcaaaaatatttaaaaaaaagaatacaccGCTTCAACGTTTAGACATTACTCTGTAACAATGTTAATTTTCCTGCCAtcaatttcgttttttttcattttttttatccccGACGTCCGTGTGATCTCACAGCCTATTTGTTCAGAGAGGTCACGACCAAGACAAGTAACGGGATGTAATCAGCTGGATTCAGTACATATACACAGACGCTTCAATCACCCTAACTGTAGCCGGAATATACGGTTATGCCTCTTAATTTGGATTTCTCAAATGAAATTGCCGTGCTGTGGGATATAGcctaggctatatatatatatattttttttttaagtaatcaccataaagcacaaaaaaacaaaagagaacaATGTCACACCAAACGAATcggcacatacacatacaaagatCCAGATGTTAGTTGTGAAGAACTAACGTGTGTCCGCGAGGAGGTACCTGGTTGAGGCTGTCCATTGAGGATGCGCTCGAGAGCGagccgggaggaggaggctggccGCCGCGCGCAGGGCTGTCCCCGCTACAGCTGGATGACGCGTCGTGGTCAGGGCTGGATCCCTGGTACATCTTGGCAGTCGGCGATTACAACATAAGCGaactatatataggcctattgtgTCGTACCTTTGTCGATTGTAGAGAATGCTTCGACCCCCTTGTATTCGTCCCAATTAAGTGAGGTCTTCGATTGGTCGGTTCGTCTCGTGAACGCGGTTACTCTGTGCAGACTGTGCGGAGGCCCACCTTTTATAGTGAGTtggaattttatgaatgaaaTGTATGGGGTGGTGAGGCGGGGTGGGGGGTTTGAGGGGGAACAAACCATCTCGGATACAGACGTTGCGAAAGGGGTAAAAGGCTGGGATTGACGTGTAAGATGAGCGCTTTGAACGGTCAACACACAATAACCTATAGGGTTTTAAGACGCCAAAATATAAGaccaatattttattttattaattgctaaatatagagagagacccccccctccttcaaTATGTAGTCCGCTCTCTACCGTATGAAACAACGTCATTTCACGTATGCAGCATCTGCATTAGGCCTCTGACAAAACAAGATGTTcacaaaataatgtattttatcaATACATCAAAGTCCGTCGGATAACCATTGATTCATCGTTGACCTGATTTCACACGACGAAACAAAATACtgctgtaaaaaatatataatcaatGAATCAAATGCATTACACCCTAGGACTATGTGAATGCGACAATAGCAAAAAGAAAGATTATCATTGGGTTGGCTATGGTTTTAGGACGAACAGTTGTCACACATGGGACATATTTAACAATAAGTTAATAGATAAGtcccctgtttttatttctgacCGCCTCGGCGCTCCAGCAACAGACTTGTCGCTGCAGTCTAACAGCCAATAGCCGAGTAGACGAGTCGAGCCATATATGGTGTTTCCGGTTAACTTTGGAGCAATTGGCCGCACACGCAGAGCGCGCGTGCACGCTGCTGGGCATCCCGTTTTTCTGCCCGCGCGCCACATAaaatttaaaaggaaaagtgAAACAATGAAGGCGGACACAGTGGGCTGTGTTTATAAACTATAGTCAAAGGGA
This genomic interval carries:
- the si:ch211-153j24.3 gene encoding protein c-Fos, with amino-acid sequence MYQGSSPDHDASSSCSGDSPARGGQPPPPGSLSSASSMDSLNQDPDSSDSFVPTVTAISTSPDLRWMVQTTTTSSTHSPSRGGARAKARSKEHTGGKKGKKDQPSKEEDERRKIRRERNKIAAAKCRNRRRELTDTLQAETDVLEEEKAALQTEIADLIKEKARLEQVLASHEPGCEEEGEDEDDDGGDDDDDVSPMQQEPPASPPPTPLLSLGPEGESLSEGPGEGEGGPPLGPPQDLDPPPPPCAAAAILGNSDILLCSSAEEEEEEPQEEEGEEPEPLEDLKVDDLDDLVPSLEMSAPEEEEGVGGGGGVSLGSVGASVPDIDLGGAFGLPDWETLYRSVAQDLEALGTPLVSSSPTCGYRSVFSFSGAEIDSLQAEDDSLALRGPAGGGLGAGGPEFTKDSLNSPTLLAL